From Daucus carota subsp. sativus chromosome 6, DH1 v3.0, whole genome shotgun sequence, the proteins below share one genomic window:
- the LOC108225766 gene encoding probable carboxylesterase 13, producing MSSFEQILSSPPPININTSDIAHDLFPFVTVYKNGTIKRHFGQPAMPAPENLNGVRTKDVVVSSHPKVIARVFLPEFLTPGEKLPVLLYYHGGGFCIESALSACYTPYTSSIASACKVIVVSVDYRLAPEHKIPACYDDSWEALKWVVSHASGSGPDPWLNQHGDLGRVFLAGDSAGANISHTLATWAGVKGLESGVKVSGIILVHPFFGNDKPDKLWNYCCSDETGIDDPRLNPAADPDLLAKLACGRVLICTAENDFLSPRGWAYYEALKKSEWKGEVEIVETKGMGHVFHLFNPNCEQAGSLMKLVASFIKDDKVHSLL from the coding sequence ATGAGTTCTTTCGAACAGATACTGAGTTCTCCTCCGCCAATAAACATAAATACCTCTGACATTGCCCATGACTTGTTTCCATTCGTCACCGTTTACAAAAATGGCACCATCAAGAGGCATTTCGGCCAGCCGGCTATGCCCGCACCGGAAAATCTAAACGGCGTCAGAACAAAAGATGTGGTGGTTTCGTCTCATCCCAAAGTTATTGCTCGTGTTTTCTTGCCGGAGTTTTTGACACCGGGAGAGAAACTCCCGGTGTTACTTTACTATCACGGAGGCGGATTCTGTATCGAATCCGCCTTATCGGCTTGTTACACTCCTTACACTTCTTCCATTGCCTCCGCTTGTAAAGTCATCGTGGTCTCGGTTGACTACCGACTCGCCCCGGAACATAAAATTCCAGCTTGTTATGATGATTCATGGGAAGCCTTGAAATGGGTTGTTTCTCATGCATCCGGGTCGGGTCCTGACCCGTGGCTGAACCAGCATGGTGATTTGGGCCGGGTTTTCTTGGCGGGTGATAGTGCGGGAGCAAATATTTCTCACACACTGGCCACTTGGGCCGGGGTGAAAGGACTCGAATCGGGTGTTAAGGTTTCGGGTATAATTTTGGTCCACCCGTTTTTCGGAAACGACAAACCCGACAAGCTATGGAATTATTGTTGCTCTGACGAAACGGGTATTGATGACCCGAGATTGAACCCGGCGGCGGATCCGGATTTGTTGGCGAAGCTGGCATGTGGGAGAGTGTTGATTTGTACTGCTGAAAATGATTTTTTGAGTCCAAGGGGTTGGGCTTATTACGAGGCGTTGAAAAAGAGTGAGTGGAAAGGAGAGGTTGAGATTGTGGAAACAAAGGGGATGGGTCATGTTTTTCATTTGTTCAACCCGAATTGTGAGCAAGCCGGGTCGCTGATGAAATTGGTGGCATCTTTCATCAAAGATGACAAGGTTCATTCTTTGTTATAG